The Conexivisphaera calida genome includes a region encoding these proteins:
- the dcd gene encoding dCTP deaminase, with amino-acid sequence MILSDVEISRLVSSGRLVIRPFDGSMLTPNGIDLSVGEEAMIMESASGGRRVDLERETDFELPPGSHVLVVAEEYLELPPDVVGTVNLRSTYARRGLLIPPTVVDAGYRGRLTLALRGAPYPLRIRRGERIWHLLLLESHPVGRPYSGKYQGSTGLTPAP; translated from the coding sequence GTGATACTCTCCGACGTCGAGATATCGAGGCTTGTGTCGTCCGGCCGCCTTGTGATCAGGCCGTTCGACGGGTCCATGCTGACGCCGAACGGGATAGACCTCTCCGTCGGCGAGGAGGCCATGATAATGGAGAGCGCGTCGGGTGGCAGGCGCGTGGACCTCGAGAGGGAGACCGACTTCGAGCTCCCGCCGGGATCCCACGTGCTCGTGGTCGCCGAGGAGTACCTGGAGCTCCCCCCCGACGTCGTGGGCACCGTGAACCTGAGGAGCACGTACGCCAGGAGGGGGCTCCTCATCCCCCCGACGGTCGTCGACGCCGGGTACAGGGGCAGGCTCACGCTCGCCCTGAGGGGTGCCCCCTACCCGCTCAGGATACGCCGCGGCGAGAGGATATGGCACCTCCTGCTCCTCGAGTCCCACCCCGTGGGGAGGCCGTACAGCGGGAAGTACCAGGGGTCCACGGGGCTCACCCCCGCGCCCTAG
- a CDS encoding type II secretion system F family protein has protein sequence MARGLAEGAYRMLEALYGYRVTENLLRARGIELSRERYLRRELELCASVGVAAAAAFLIGSVLSGVPILLSTLISIVILIEAFALTAGLRGRALLARGMERARRPRRAPRLNLGGLISRLFREDRVRHMMDLSGILMPTDYFYGVATRSALIGAVVGALALGALAFVGRYSIIASALWVLSGAIAGLAVGIIAPYAYISYRSGSRSSRIEQDLSTWAAAMMAYVSSGASFPDALRRSTSALRNGPLRRELERILRDSEVLGSDPRSSLLAMAQRSPSQLLRELIVGLIDAMDSGKDLQEYFRESLMYILNNRRNYLRKLVNDMSLAAELFVMLFVVTPLLLAIILAVMGSMSVGAQPYYGELLAVIAFVFVPLVGVGYLLLVDSIYPRWW, from the coding sequence TTGGCGCGGGGGCTCGCTGAGGGCGCCTACCGCATGCTGGAGGCCCTCTATGGGTATCGCGTGACGGAGAACCTCCTCCGCGCCCGCGGGATAGAGCTGAGCAGGGAGAGGTACCTGAGGCGCGAGCTCGAGCTCTGCGCGTCCGTCGGCGTCGCCGCGGCGGCCGCCTTCCTCATCGGGTCCGTGCTCTCCGGGGTGCCGATCCTCCTGTCCACCTTAATTTCTATTGTTATACTCATCGAGGCGTTCGCGCTCACCGCGGGACTGAGGGGCAGGGCGCTGCTCGCCAGGGGGATGGAAAGGGCCCGCCGTCCACGCCGCGCCCCGCGCCTCAACCTCGGGGGGCTCATCTCCCGCCTGTTCCGCGAGGACCGCGTCAGGCACATGATGGACCTCTCCGGCATCCTGATGCCCACGGACTACTTCTACGGCGTGGCGACGAGGTCGGCGCTGATCGGCGCGGTCGTCGGCGCGCTCGCGCTGGGCGCGCTGGCCTTCGTGGGTCGCTACTCCATAATCGCCTCCGCCCTCTGGGTGCTCTCGGGGGCCATAGCGGGGCTGGCGGTCGGTATAATCGCGCCGTACGCCTACATATCGTATCGGTCGGGCTCCAGGTCCTCCAGGATCGAGCAGGACCTCTCGACGTGGGCCGCCGCAATGATGGCGTACGTCTCCAGCGGCGCCTCGTTCCCAGATGCGCTCAGGCGCAGCACCTCCGCCCTGCGGAACGGACCCCTCAGGCGCGAGCTGGAGAGGATCCTGAGGGACTCCGAGGTCCTGGGATCGGATCCCCGGAGCTCGCTGCTCGCGATGGCTCAGAGGTCCCCGTCGCAGCTGCTCAGGGAGCTGATAGTGGGGCTCATAGACGCGATGGACAGCGGGAAGGACCTGCAGGAGTACTTCCGGGAATCGCTCATGTACATACTGAACAACAGGAGGAACTACCTGAGGAAGCTCGTCAACGACATGTCCCTCGCCGCGGAGCTCTTCGTGATGCTCTTCGTAGTCACACCGCTCCTCCTGGCGATAATACTCGCCGTCATGGGGTCGATGAGCGTGGGGGCCCAGCCCTACTACGGCGAGCTCCTCGCGGTGATAGCGTTCGTCTTCGTCCCGCTCGTGGGCGTGGGCTACCTCCTGCTCGTCGACTCGATATATCCGAGGTGGTGGTGA
- a CDS encoding type II/IV secretion system ATPase subunit, with product MVDAPRGFRFLGKLTGGRSRTEDRGTVADEQDRAERLPPLKIVQMDELKGDNAHSKAVIAYVEESGENVYYVIEPNLTPEDEEILRRLKELLSYVMDAPRDKFKDRDEAERYIEENAGKAIKKFGVDVPQNRMEKILYYLKRDTVGFGKIDVMMRDPYIEDISCDGVGVPVYVWHKDFESIRSNVSFNTQEELNTVVLRLAYVSGRAVSLANPILDATLPDGSRVNAVLGGQVSTRGGSFTIRKFTEKPFTITELILRGTLDEYLAAYFWELIEHKKNLVIAGATASGKTTTLGALANFIHPDYKIVTIEDTREIRLYHQNWTPLLTRSSWGSEGKGEIDTFELLRAALRQRPDYIIVGEVRGQEAYTLLQAMATGHGGLTTIHADDPESVISRLSSPPISAPKALIASSLDVIAMQRRLLINERPARRITDVAELYGYDSATDTVVMRRVVKWNPANDRMEVAGESDVFAKIAEQRGISVDAVKMEVEDKRDILHWMVHKRILEFQEVSEVIRSYYRDRISVLGRVRMELGAGAR from the coding sequence GTGGTCGACGCCCCCCGCGGCTTCAGGTTCCTAGGCAAGCTGACCGGCGGCAGGTCCCGGACCGAGGACCGCGGCACGGTGGCCGATGAGCAGGACAGGGCTGAGAGGCTGCCGCCCCTCAAGATAGTCCAGATGGACGAGCTCAAGGGCGACAACGCCCACTCCAAGGCAGTCATAGCGTACGTCGAGGAGAGCGGGGAGAACGTCTACTACGTCATCGAGCCGAATCTGACGCCGGAGGACGAGGAGATACTCAGGAGGCTCAAGGAGCTACTCTCCTACGTGATGGATGCGCCGCGCGACAAATTCAAGGACAGGGACGAGGCGGAGCGCTACATAGAGGAGAACGCGGGGAAGGCGATCAAGAAGTTCGGCGTCGACGTACCGCAGAACCGGATGGAGAAGATACTCTACTACCTGAAGAGGGACACCGTAGGCTTCGGAAAGATAGACGTCATGATGAGGGATCCGTACATAGAGGACATAAGCTGCGACGGCGTCGGGGTTCCCGTCTACGTGTGGCACAAGGACTTCGAGTCGATAAGGTCGAACGTGTCCTTCAACACACAGGAGGAGCTCAACACGGTCGTGCTGAGGCTTGCATACGTGTCCGGGAGGGCGGTCTCCCTCGCGAATCCCATACTGGACGCGACGCTCCCCGACGGGAGCAGGGTGAACGCGGTCCTGGGAGGGCAGGTCTCCACCAGGGGAGGCAGCTTCACGATAAGGAAGTTCACCGAGAAGCCATTCACGATCACCGAGCTGATACTGAGGGGCACGCTCGACGAGTACCTTGCCGCCTACTTCTGGGAGCTGATAGAGCACAAGAAGAACCTCGTCATAGCGGGGGCGACTGCCAGCGGCAAGACCACTACGCTGGGCGCGCTGGCCAACTTCATACATCCGGACTACAAGATCGTCACTATAGAGGACACGAGGGAGATAAGGCTCTACCACCAGAACTGGACGCCGCTCCTGACGAGGAGCTCCTGGGGATCCGAGGGCAAGGGGGAGATAGACACGTTCGAGCTCCTGAGGGCTGCGCTCAGGCAGAGGCCCGACTACATAATCGTGGGCGAGGTCAGGGGACAGGAGGCCTACACCCTGTTGCAGGCGATGGCGACCGGCCACGGGGGCCTGACCACCATACATGCGGATGATCCGGAGTCGGTGATATCCAGGCTGTCCTCACCCCCCATAAGCGCCCCTAAGGCGCTGATAGCGAGCTCGCTCGACGTCATAGCGATGCAGCGCAGGCTCCTCATAAACGAGAGGCCCGCCAGGAGGATAACCGACGTGGCGGAGCTCTACGGGTACGACTCGGCCACCGACACCGTTGTGATGAGGAGGGTCGTGAAGTGGAACCCTGCGAACGACAGGATGGAGGTCGCGGGGGAGAGCGATGTGTTCGCGAAGATAGCGGAACAGAGGGGGATAAGCGTGGACGCCGTGAAGATGGAGGTGGAGGACAAGAGGGACATACTGCACTGGATGGTCCACAAGAGGATCCTCGAGTTCCAGGAGGTGTCGGAGGTCATAAGGAGCTACTACAGGGACAGGATATCGGTCCTCGGAAGGGTGAGGATGGAGCTTGGCGCGGGGGCTCGCTGA
- the asd gene encoding aspartate-semialdehyde dehydrogenase, with translation MGKSKLRAAILGVTGMVGQQYVRMLENHPWFEVTTLVGSRSAGKLYGEAVEWIDSYEPPARIMNMPVKVAEPESEDVDLVFSSLPTEAAYQLDTKYAARFPTVSDASSYRMEPDVPLLIPEVNPDHLGLLEVQRRKRGWKGSLVTSPNCTATGLVIALKPLHDAYRIRKAVVSTMQALSGAGYPGVPSLRIIDNVIPYIKGEEEKVAAETKKMLGAKSSDAISPDPMGVSVMVHRVATIDGHLESAYIETERPVDVEEAKEVLRDFRGKPQEMKLPTAPERPIIVMEQDDRPQPRLDRMAGSVPGMSTVVGRVRRGLDDHSLRLTLLSHNTIRGAAGNAILIAEMMHELGYLE, from the coding sequence TTGGGAAAGAGTAAGCTGAGAGCGGCGATACTGGGAGTCACCGGGATGGTCGGACAGCAGTACGTGCGCATGCTGGAGAACCATCCCTGGTTCGAGGTCACCACGCTCGTGGGGAGCAGGAGCGCCGGGAAGCTCTACGGGGAGGCGGTCGAGTGGATAGACAGCTACGAGCCGCCCGCGCGCATAATGAACATGCCAGTGAAGGTGGCCGAGCCCGAGTCGGAGGACGTCGACTTGGTGTTCAGCAGCCTTCCTACCGAGGCGGCCTACCAGCTCGACACAAAATATGCGGCCAGGTTCCCGACCGTGAGCGACGCCAGCTCGTACAGGATGGAGCCGGACGTCCCGCTGCTCATACCGGAGGTCAACCCGGACCACCTGGGCCTGCTCGAGGTCCAGAGGAGGAAGAGGGGATGGAAGGGATCGCTCGTCACGAGCCCCAACTGCACGGCCACCGGGCTGGTCATAGCGCTGAAGCCGCTGCACGACGCGTACCGCATAAGGAAGGCGGTGGTGTCCACCATGCAGGCGCTCAGCGGGGCCGGCTACCCCGGCGTCCCATCGCTCAGGATAATCGACAACGTGATACCGTACATAAAGGGCGAGGAGGAGAAGGTGGCTGCGGAGACGAAGAAGATGCTCGGCGCCAAGTCGAGCGACGCGATCTCGCCGGACCCGATGGGGGTCTCCGTCATGGTGCACAGGGTGGCGACGATAGACGGACACCTTGAGAGCGCGTACATAGAGACCGAGCGCCCGGTCGACGTCGAGGAGGCCAAGGAGGTGCTCCGGGACTTCAGGGGCAAGCCGCAGGAGATGAAGCTACCGACGGCTCCCGAGAGGCCGATAATAGTGATGGAGCAGGACGACAGGCCGCAGCCCAGGCTCGACAGGATGGCGGGCAGCGTCCCCGGGATGAGCACCGTGGTAGGGAGGGTCAGGAGGGGACTGGACGATCACTCGCTCCGCCTGACGCTCCTGAGCCACAACACGATAAGGGGAGCTGCCGGGAACGCGATACTCATCGCCGAGATGATGCACGAGCTGGGATACCTGGAGTGA
- a CDS encoding 3-dehydroquinate synthase II, which translates to MTGEGGGKDKEIILDAREAPEEVLRAARDLGIRRFLGRSPEGGETVQISEEPGGRGLHVVTIESPEDVARVVSVADAGAREILVRSRDWRIIPLENLIAQLQGRGVRLLAEASGGADAELLSGVLERGVDGIVLGAKGVDELTAAVEALSRPPPVSMSTAAVESVELVGMGDRVCVDTASILSAGEGALVGNSASFLFLVHGETLETGYVPARPFRVNAGGVHAYIMLPGGRTKYLSELSAGDRVATVDWRGNVRRAIVGRAKIERRPMAVVRAKSESGSGSILLQYAETIRLVRPDGSPVSIVELSPGDQVLVHVPRRAGRHFGMAVDEFVLEK; encoded by the coding sequence TTGACCGGCGAGGGCGGGGGCAAGGATAAGGAGATAATCCTGGACGCGCGCGAGGCGCCCGAGGAGGTCCTGAGGGCGGCGAGGGACCTGGGGATCAGGAGGTTCCTTGGCAGGTCCCCGGAGGGCGGGGAGACCGTGCAGATATCGGAGGAACCCGGCGGCCGCGGTCTCCACGTGGTGACGATAGAGTCCCCCGAGGACGTCGCGCGGGTGGTGAGTGTGGCCGACGCAGGGGCGCGGGAGATACTAGTCAGGTCCCGCGACTGGAGGATAATACCTCTTGAGAACCTGATAGCGCAGCTGCAGGGGAGGGGCGTCAGGCTCCTCGCCGAGGCATCCGGGGGCGCGGACGCGGAGCTCCTGTCGGGGGTGCTCGAGAGGGGTGTCGACGGAATTGTGCTCGGCGCGAAGGGAGTGGACGAGCTGACGGCCGCCGTGGAGGCGCTCAGCCGCCCGCCGCCCGTGTCCATGTCCACCGCAGCCGTGGAGTCCGTGGAGCTGGTGGGGATGGGCGACAGGGTCTGCGTCGACACGGCAAGCATTCTCTCGGCGGGCGAGGGAGCGCTCGTCGGCAATTCCGCGTCTTTCCTCTTCCTGGTCCACGGGGAGACCCTGGAGACGGGGTACGTCCCCGCCAGGCCCTTCCGCGTGAACGCCGGCGGCGTGCACGCGTACATAATGCTGCCGGGCGGCCGCACGAAGTACCTGTCGGAGCTCTCGGCCGGAGATCGCGTGGCGACCGTCGACTGGAGGGGGAACGTGCGCAGGGCAATAGTGGGCAGGGCGAAGATAGAGAGGAGGCCGATGGCCGTAGTGCGCGCCAAGTCCGAGTCGGGCTCCGGGTCCATACTGCTGCAGTACGCCGAGACGATAAGGCTGGTCCGGCCGGACGGAAGCCCCGTATCGATCGTGGAGCTCTCGCCGGGCGACCAGGTGCTCGTGCACGTGCCGCGGAGGGCCGGCAGGCACTTCGGGATGGCCGTCGACGAGTTCGTGCTCGAGAAGTGA
- a CDS encoding DUF763 domain-containing protein yields the protein MAGAHSRTGTVYLPLHEGRAPRWLYPRMVRLAGGIAKIVIEERGRRGLLERISDPLWFQALGCVLGFDWNSSGLTTVTSAAMRDALAKLEEGLLAAGGKGAAARTLEELRKGSEVLGLTDGDAEELERASRLTAKVDSAAVQDGYQLYHHMMFFSEDGDWAVVQQGMSAEAGLARRYHWFSGSVEDFVEEPHSGIIGWRSAGPVLNMVARESAGARRASVDAAGDMEALGAIRRIGSGSRSLDEFLGWEDRPSTRLPEVYAAGMDWEVDWGTLEKLYEARPRNYEELLLVRGVGAKAVRALALVSDLIYGERASWRDPVKFSFAHGGKDGIPFPVDRDLYDRTIAELEDIVRAVEGEGKEREEGRSRLRRLSGLL from the coding sequence GTGGCTGGCGCCCACTCCCGCACCGGGACGGTCTACCTGCCCCTCCACGAGGGCAGGGCCCCGAGGTGGCTCTACCCGAGGATGGTGAGGCTGGCGGGGGGCATAGCTAAGATAGTGATTGAGGAGCGCGGCAGGAGGGGGCTCCTGGAGAGGATCTCGGACCCTCTCTGGTTCCAGGCGCTGGGGTGCGTGCTCGGATTCGACTGGAACAGCTCCGGCCTCACGACCGTGACGTCGGCGGCGATGAGGGACGCGCTGGCCAAGCTTGAGGAGGGACTGCTCGCCGCGGGCGGAAAGGGGGCGGCCGCCAGGACGCTGGAGGAGCTGAGGAAGGGATCCGAGGTCCTCGGGCTCACGGACGGCGACGCGGAGGAGCTGGAGAGGGCGAGCAGGCTCACCGCGAAGGTGGACTCAGCGGCGGTGCAGGACGGCTACCAGCTGTACCACCACATGATGTTCTTCAGCGAGGACGGCGATTGGGCGGTGGTGCAGCAGGGCATGTCCGCGGAGGCCGGCCTGGCGAGGCGGTACCACTGGTTCAGCGGGTCGGTGGAGGACTTCGTCGAGGAGCCCCACAGCGGCATAATAGGGTGGAGGTCCGCCGGGCCCGTGCTCAACATGGTGGCGAGGGAATCGGCCGGTGCCAGGAGGGCCAGCGTGGACGCGGCGGGCGACATGGAGGCGCTCGGGGCGATAAGGCGCATCGGATCCGGGTCCCGCTCGCTGGACGAGTTCCTCGGATGGGAGGACCGCCCGAGCACCCGCCTGCCGGAGGTCTACGCGGCGGGCATGGACTGGGAGGTCGACTGGGGGACGCTGGAGAAGCTGTACGAGGCGAGGCCCAGGAACTACGAGGAGCTGCTCCTGGTGCGCGGCGTGGGAGCCAAGGCCGTGAGGGCACTCGCGCTCGTGTCGGACCTGATATACGGCGAGAGGGCCAGCTGGAGGGACCCGGTGAAGTTCAGCTTCGCCCACGGCGGAAAGGACGGCATACCGTTCCCGGTCGACAGGGACCTGTACGATCGGACGATAGCGGAGCTGGAGGACATCGTCAGGGCAGTGGAGGGGGAGGGGAAGGAGAGGGAGGAGGGACGCTCCAGGCTGAGGAGGCTGAGCGGGCTCCTCTAG
- a CDS encoding glycosyltransferase, with protein MIPWLWPTIAIGAILTTYSLYWTIMLRWWPGIALGAVLTAYSMYWAVTMGSGVIRVIRRRLSRDPDPDPDPPDPSSAPFISVIIPARDEENVVRRTVRALDELRYPRDRMEVIFAEDGSSDGTLEVLQSLASTRDWMRVRHLEGAGSKAAAVNRVLREARGDLIYVLDADSIPEPDSLSKIAGLYASGVRAMAGRYAVANAGESTVSRMVLLEEIAWRFMCEGRSRLSLPCPPPAGSNYAVDRRLLLEVGGLREGALAEDAMLASSLVAAGVRPAYSGVVAMVSAPTTLRALFRQRIRWYRGYLEALASSVRSIRSSRDRRGMIDLAMLFSSPVFAMLGLVNIAINAWIIPWTAALLIGMGVATLALWAYLRYVEGYRGRNDRAALLMVPYGLLMSAISTVSVIMHALRARKVWYRDRHSPHVDEGRSIGELI; from the coding sequence TTGATCCCCTGGCTGTGGCCCACCATCGCCATCGGCGCCATCCTGACCACGTACTCGCTCTACTGGACGATAATGCTGCGGTGGTGGCCCGGCATCGCGCTGGGCGCCGTGCTGACCGCGTACTCCATGTACTGGGCGGTGACGATGGGATCGGGCGTCATCAGGGTCATCAGGAGGAGGCTCTCCCGGGACCCGGATCCCGACCCCGACCCGCCGGATCCATCCAGTGCGCCGTTCATATCGGTGATAATACCGGCGAGGGACGAGGAGAACGTCGTGAGGAGGACCGTGAGGGCGCTGGACGAGCTGAGGTACCCCAGGGACAGGATGGAGGTAATATTCGCTGAGGATGGATCGAGCGACGGGACGCTGGAGGTCCTACAGTCGCTCGCGTCGACGCGCGACTGGATGAGGGTCCGCCACCTGGAGGGGGCGGGCAGCAAGGCGGCCGCGGTGAACCGCGTCCTGCGGGAGGCGAGGGGCGACCTGATCTACGTGCTGGACGCCGACTCCATCCCCGAGCCGGACTCCCTGTCGAAGATAGCGGGCCTCTACGCGTCGGGCGTGAGGGCGATGGCCGGGCGCTACGCCGTGGCGAACGCCGGCGAGAGCACGGTCAGCAGGATGGTCCTGCTGGAGGAGATCGCGTGGCGCTTCATGTGCGAGGGGAGGTCCCGCCTGTCGCTCCCGTGCCCCCCGCCGGCGGGCTCCAACTACGCCGTGGACAGGAGGCTCCTGCTGGAGGTGGGCGGGCTCCGCGAGGGCGCACTGGCGGAGGACGCCATGCTGGCGTCGTCGCTGGTGGCCGCGGGCGTCAGGCCCGCGTACTCGGGGGTAGTCGCCATGGTCTCGGCCCCGACTACCCTCAGGGCACTCTTCAGGCAGAGGATCAGATGGTACAGGGGGTACCTGGAGGCGCTCGCGAGCTCCGTCCGCTCGATCAGGTCGTCGAGGGATCGCAGGGGCATGATCGACCTGGCGATGCTCTTCTCGTCGCCCGTGTTCGCGATGCTGGGCCTCGTGAACATAGCCATCAACGCCTGGATAATTCCATGGACCGCGGCGCTCCTCATCGGGATGGGCGTGGCTACCCTGGCCCTCTGGGCGTACCTGAGGTACGTGGAGGGCTACCGCGGCCGGAACGACCGGGCGGCGCTCCTCATGGTGCCCTACGGCCTGCTCATGTCAGCGATATCGACGGTGTCCGTCATCATGCACGCGCTGCGCGCGCGGAAGGTCTGGTACAGGGACAGGCACTCCCCGCACGTGGACGAGGGAAGATCGATCGGGGAGCTTATTTAG
- a CDS encoding type I 3-dehydroquinate dehydratase, which yields MSQEAARLLSTGTRLAVSVAPRSVDEISVLYSEAISTGADLVEVRLDALRPPEPGSITDVLGGLDCARLMLTYRSREEGGLGGSIDGPALDLLEGASDACPGSLMDAEISGIRRLGALRDLVLSRRDSVVVSRHYAAMLSIEDAASEYHEMADLGRYVKLVFPASSPIDNLLPISLYNALGPGSLISFCTGVHGTISRLMSAALGAPIAYTSLPGRPLAEGQLPPGEFASLVEAMISSMDRRWRTII from the coding sequence GTGAGCCAGGAGGCGGCGCGGTTGCTGAGCACCGGCACGAGGCTCGCCGTGAGCGTCGCCCCGCGCTCCGTCGACGAGATATCCGTGCTCTACTCCGAGGCGATATCTACGGGTGCCGACCTGGTGGAGGTGAGGCTCGACGCGCTGCGCCCGCCGGAGCCCGGCTCCATCACAGATGTCCTTGGTGGGCTGGACTGCGCTCGCCTGATGCTGACGTACAGGTCACGGGAGGAGGGGGGACTGGGGGGATCCATCGATGGTCCCGCGCTCGATCTCCTCGAGGGGGCATCGGACGCCTGTCCCGGGTCTCTCATGGACGCGGAGATCTCGGGCATCAGGCGCCTCGGCGCCCTGCGCGACCTGGTCCTCTCCAGGCGCGACTCCGTCGTGGTCTCCAGGCACTACGCCGCGATGCTCTCCATAGAGGATGCCGCGTCCGAGTACCACGAGATGGCCGACCTCGGGCGCTACGTGAAGCTCGTGTTCCCGGCATCCAGTCCAATCGACAACCTGCTGCCGATCTCGCTCTATAATGCGCTCGGCCCCGGGAGTCTGATCAGCTTCTGCACTGGCGTCCACGGTACGATATCCAGGTTGATGTCGGCCGCACTCGGCGCACCCATCGCATACACGTCACTCCCGGGCAGGCCCTTGGCGGAGGGCCAGCTCCCTCCGGGCGAGTTCGCGTCGCTGGTCGAGGCGATGATCTCCTCGATGGACAGGCGCTGGAGAACGATTATTTAG
- a CDS encoding 2-amino-3,7-dideoxy-D-threo-hept-6-ulosonate synthase, whose amino-acid sequence MDGKTIRMGRISRNGLFLCVPMDHGISSGPIAGIDRLHRVLAEVSRGGATCAVLNKGMIKSMKEHPGMGILMHASASTSLGPDPNYKVRSSGVEEALRLGADGVSVHVNIGAREESEMLYELGYMSDEADEWGMPLLAMMYPRGEHVKNPNDPATIAHVARVGAELGADIVKCNYTGDRESFSALVRSVPVPVIIAGGPKMDTDMDVLRLVRDAMDSGAAGVAFGRNVFQHANPEAITRAIAEIIFDNADVEKAAQELEVGRS is encoded by the coding sequence TTGGACGGAAAGACCATCAGGATGGGCAGGATATCGAGGAACGGGCTGTTCCTCTGCGTCCCCATGGACCACGGCATATCGAGCGGGCCCATAGCCGGCATCGATCGCCTGCACAGGGTCCTGGCGGAGGTCTCGAGGGGCGGCGCCACGTGCGCGGTGCTGAACAAGGGAATGATCAAGTCCATGAAGGAGCACCCGGGGATGGGGATACTGATGCACGCGTCCGCCAGCACCTCGCTTGGCCCGGACCCGAACTACAAGGTCCGCTCCTCCGGGGTCGAGGAGGCGCTGAGGCTCGGCGCAGACGGCGTCTCCGTGCACGTGAACATAGGGGCCAGGGAGGAGTCGGAGATGCTCTACGAGCTCGGCTACATGTCGGACGAGGCCGACGAGTGGGGGATGCCGCTCCTGGCCATGATGTATCCCAGGGGGGAGCACGTGAAGAACCCGAACGACCCGGCGACGATAGCCCACGTGGCCAGGGTCGGCGCCGAGCTGGGCGCGGACATAGTCAAGTGCAACTACACGGGCGACAGGGAGAGCTTCTCGGCCCTCGTCAGGAGCGTGCCGGTGCCCGTCATAATAGCGGGCGGCCCGAAGATGGACACGGACATGGACGTGCTGAGGCTCGTGAGGGACGCCATGGACTCCGGCGCGGCCGGCGTCGCCTTCGGGAGGAACGTGTTCCAGCACGCGAACCCGGAGGCGATCACGAGGGCCATAGCCGAGATAATATTCGACAACGCGGACGTGGAGAAGGCGGCGCAGGAGCTGGAGGTCGGGCGGAGTTGA
- a CDS encoding macro domain-containing protein: MLSAGGCTVELMKCDITELDVDAIVNAANRMLQMGGGVAGAIRRRAGEEVQRECDEWLRRNGPVPVGGAAITGAGRLRARYVIHAVGPVWGDGDEERKLRDAFNSSIRLAEEHGVRSIAFPAISAGIFGVPREVSARALLGAAADYIRSGRCAVPRIIFCLYDDETYRAFSEELGRLGGET, encoded by the coding sequence ATGCTCAGCGCTGGCGGCTGCACTGTGGAGCTGATGAAGTGCGACATCACTGAGCTGGACGTGGACGCGATAGTGAACGCCGCGAACCGCATGCTCCAGATGGGGGGAGGAGTCGCCGGCGCGATAAGGAGGAGGGCGGGGGAGGAGGTCCAGAGGGAGTGCGACGAGTGGCTGAGGAGGAACGGGCCCGTGCCGGTCGGGGGGGCCGCGATAACGGGGGCGGGCAGGCTGAGGGCGAGGTACGTGATACACGCCGTGGGTCCCGTGTGGGGCGACGGCGACGAGGAGCGCAAGCTGAGGGACGCCTTCAACAGCTCCATCAGGCTTGCGGAGGAGCACGGCGTCAGGAGCATAGCGTTCCCCGCCATATCCGCCGGCATCTTCGGGGTCCCGCGGGAGGTGAGCGCCAGGGCGCTCCTCGGGGCGGCAGCGGACTACATAAGGAGCGGGAGGTGCGCCGTCCCCAGGATAATCTTCTGCCTCTACGACGACGAGACCTACAGGGCGTTCTCGGAGGAGCTGGGGAGGCTGGGCGGTGAGACTTGA
- a CDS encoding type II secretion system F family protein: MAFLAAIYYELAVLGARNPIPHFTQWYYYASIAIAIAMAPYAYLDYRRRAWVNDVERNLPRMLSDLEGLVESGLSPLLSLKQMSQKDYGALTRPLRRIVSLASWGYTYQRIKQILEREVPHQVALMIFKLLLDAEEGGGDVASAVRSIREYLRDADALKGELESTVRMQVFVVYLALVIFLYISETALSSLLVPTSSAIGIGLSASTLSYVKSIMFGMYLVEAILGGLALGKMTSGSAAAGVKHAMLLVVIGALYIMVL, encoded by the coding sequence GTGGCCTTCCTCGCCGCCATCTACTACGAGCTCGCGGTGCTCGGCGCCCGCAACCCGATACCGCACTTCACCCAGTGGTACTACTACGCGTCAATAGCGATCGCGATCGCCATGGCGCCCTACGCGTACCTGGACTACAGGAGGCGCGCCTGGGTCAACGACGTGGAGAGGAACCTCCCCCGCATGCTCTCCGACCTGGAGGGCCTCGTCGAGAGCGGTCTCTCCCCGCTCCTCTCTCTGAAGCAGATGTCGCAGAAGGACTACGGCGCGCTCACCAGGCCCCTGAGGCGCATAGTGTCCCTGGCCAGCTGGGGCTACACGTACCAGAGGATAAAGCAGATCCTGGAGCGCGAGGTCCCGCACCAGGTGGCCCTCATGATATTCAAGCTCCTCCTGGACGCCGAGGAGGGGGGAGGTGACGTCGCCTCCGCGGTCAGGAGCATCAGGGAGTACCTCAGGGACGCGGACGCCCTCAAGGGGGAACTCGAGTCCACGGTGAGGATGCAGGTCTTCGTCGTCTACCTCGCGCTCGTGATATTCCTCTACATATCGGAGACCGCCCTCTCATCGCTCCTGGTGCCGACCTCGTCCGCGATCGGCATAGGGCTGTCCGCCTCCACGCTGTCCTACGTGAAGTCGATAATGTTCGGGATGTACCTCGTCGAGGCGATCCTGGGGGGACTCGCGCTGGGCAAGATGACCTCCGGGAGTGCGGCCGCCGGCGTCAAGCACGCGATGCTCCTAGTCGTGATCGGCGCTCTGTATATAATGGTCCTCTGA